One Desulfurellaceae bacterium DNA segment encodes these proteins:
- a CDS encoding type II toxin-antitoxin system VapC family toxin codes for MIVLDTSALIFWTLDPGRLSQTAAQAISDADRIALSSISIWEIGIKVQKERLSLPVSIQEFTEKLEQIDRLDILPVDVQTWLKNLALNWDHRDPADRTIVATASLHACALVTSDAAIRAFYSQTIW; via the coding sequence CTGGATACGTCAGCCCTCATCTTCTGGACCCTGGACCCAGGGCGGCTGTCTCAAACCGCAGCCCAAGCGATCTCAGACGCCGACCGTATCGCTCTCAGCTCTATCTCTATCTGGGAAATCGGCATCAAAGTCCAAAAGGAAAGGCTCTCCCTACCGGTTTCCATCCAGGAATTCACAGAGAAGCTGGAGCAAATCGACCGCCTCGATATTCTCCCTGTCGATGTCCAAACCTGGCTCAAAAACCTGGCACTCAACTGGGACCACCGCGATCCTGCCGACCGCACCATTGTTGCGACTGCCAGTCTGCACGCCTGCGCGCTCGTCACCTCCGATGCTGCTATCCGCGCGTTTTATTCACAGACAATCTGGTAG